The following proteins are co-located in the Pseudomonas synxantha genome:
- a CDS encoding YecA family protein, translating into MSFAEQLTRLQAFLDADELHDEALDYVAAHGYLTALSISSDVVPDREWIDALFAEEPHYADAAQREEIEATLLALKAHIGRQLASDEEFELPCDLDLGEEPDDSDLRGWCIGFMEGVFLREAAWFETAEEEVSEMLLPIMVGSGLFDDQPEFADIAADANLMDDMIVQIPEALTALYLLCNAPDEKPAILKPRHH; encoded by the coding sequence ATGTCCTTCGCTGAGCAACTAACCCGCCTGCAAGCCTTCCTCGACGCCGATGAGCTGCATGACGAGGCGCTGGACTACGTGGCCGCCCACGGCTACCTGACCGCCCTGTCGATCTCTTCTGACGTCGTGCCGGACCGTGAGTGGATCGACGCCTTGTTCGCCGAAGAGCCTCACTACGCCGACGCCGCCCAGCGCGAAGAAATCGAAGCGACCCTGCTGGCCCTCAAGGCCCACATCGGCCGCCAGCTGGCCTCCGATGAGGAATTCGAGCTGCCATGCGACCTGGACCTGGGTGAAGAGCCGGACGACTCCGACCTGCGCGGCTGGTGCATCGGTTTCATGGAAGGCGTGTTCCTGCGCGAAGCCGCCTGGTTCGAAACCGCCGAGGAAGAAGTCAGCGAAATGCTGCTGCCGATCATGGTCGGTTCCGGCCTGTTCGACGACCAGCCGGAGTTCGCCGACATCGCCGCCGACGCCAACCTGATGGACGACATGATCGTACAGATCCCGGAAGCCCTCACCGCGCTGTACCTGCTGTGCAACGCGCCTGACGAAAAACCGGCGATCCTCAAGCCACGTCACCACTGA
- a CDS encoding amino acid aminotransferase, producing MHFDAIGRVPGDPILGLMDLYAQDANPNKFDLGVGVYKDDQGLTPIPHSVKLAEQRLVDTQVTKTYIGGHGDAAFGTLISELVLGADSALLRERRAGATQTPGGTGALRLSADFIAQSLPGRGVWLSNPTWPIHETIFAKAGLKVSHYPYVGSDNRLDVAAMLATLATVPEGDVVLLHACCHNPTGFDLSQDDWRQVLQIVRERHLLPLIDFAYQGFGDGLEQDAWAVRLFAAELPEVLVTSSCSKNFGLYRDRVGALIVCAADAEKLTDVRSQLANIARNLWSTPPDHGAAVVATILGDAELKKLWSEEVEAMRSRIAHLRSGLVEALAPHGLAEKFAHIGAQRGMFSYTGLSADQVKQLREKHSVYMVSSGRANVAGVDATRLTLLAQAIADVSN from the coding sequence ATGCACTTCGACGCCATTGGCCGCGTGCCCGGCGACCCGATCCTCGGGCTGATGGACCTGTATGCCCAGGACGCCAACCCGAACAAATTCGACCTGGGCGTGGGCGTCTATAAGGACGACCAGGGCCTGACGCCGATTCCCCACTCGGTGAAGCTTGCGGAGCAGCGCCTGGTCGATACCCAGGTGACCAAGACCTACATCGGCGGCCATGGCGACGCAGCTTTTGGCACCCTGATCAGCGAGCTGGTGCTCGGTGCCGATTCGGCCTTGCTTCGTGAGCGCCGTGCCGGCGCCACCCAAACCCCGGGCGGCACCGGTGCCCTGCGCTTGAGCGCCGATTTTATCGCCCAGAGCCTGCCTGGCCGTGGCGTGTGGCTGAGCAACCCGACCTGGCCGATCCACGAAACCATCTTCGCCAAGGCTGGCCTCAAGGTCAGTCATTACCCTTACGTGGGCAGTGATAACCGCCTGGATGTGGCGGCGATGCTGGCAACCCTGGCGACGGTGCCCGAGGGCGATGTGGTGCTATTGCACGCCTGCTGCCACAACCCGACCGGCTTCGACCTGTCCCAGGATGACTGGCGCCAGGTGTTGCAGATTGTGCGTGAACGCCATTTGCTGCCGCTGATCGACTTTGCCTACCAGGGCTTTGGCGATGGCCTGGAGCAGGACGCTTGGGCGGTGCGATTGTTCGCAGCTGAACTGCCGGAAGTGCTGGTCACCAGTTCCTGCTCGAAGAATTTTGGTTTGTATCGCGATCGTGTGGGCGCGCTGATCGTATGTGCAGCGGATGCGGAAAAACTCACCGATGTGCGCAGCCAACTGGCGAATATCGCCCGCAACCTGTGGTCGACACCGCCGGATCACGGCGCTGCCGTGGTAGCGACCATTCTTGGTGATGCCGAGCTGAAAAAACTCTGGAGCGAGGAAGTCGAGGCCATGCGTTCGCGGATCGCGCACTTGCGTTCCGGGTTGGTGGAAGCCTTGGCGCCCCATGGCTTGGCCGAGAAGTTTGCCCATATCGGCGCACAGCGCGGAATGTTTTCCTATACCGGTTTGAGTGCCGATCAGGTCAAGCAACTGCGCGAGAAGCACAGTGTGTATATGGTCAGTTCAGGCCGGGCCAACGTGGCCGGGGTGGATGCGACACGTTTGACACTGCTGGCCCAAGCCATCGCCGACGTTTCCAACTGA
- a CDS encoding AraC family transcriptional regulator has product MSPSLTLRHYLEAPIAHSHDHAQLVFGLSGHLDLEVDGRGSQVRESSVMVLPFSTHHACGSRDGSRCLVLDVPNEHWVVQSLGEHADASRRLLGQPSRLTLNPRQSQLVQWLAHGPVHDPLIVQQGAVLLLATLNHPQAQALPGRRLPYAAFNAHIQRHAAHPLQVADLARIAGLSVARLHARFMAERGQTPMDYLRSRRLHMALELLRSTPVAIGEIAERVGYASQSAFSAAMLREFGASPSALRRGD; this is encoded by the coding sequence ATGAGTCCGAGCCTCACGCTACGCCATTACCTCGAAGCGCCCATCGCACACAGCCATGATCATGCGCAGTTGGTGTTCGGTCTGTCCGGGCACCTGGACCTGGAAGTCGATGGCCGTGGCAGCCAGGTACGCGAAAGCAGTGTGATGGTGCTGCCCTTCTCCACCCACCACGCCTGTGGCAGCCGCGACGGTAGTCGCTGCCTGGTGCTGGATGTGCCAAACGAGCATTGGGTGGTGCAATCTTTGGGTGAGCATGCCGATGCCAGTCGTCGCTTGCTGGGGCAACCGTCGCGACTGACGCTGAATCCGCGGCAAAGCCAACTGGTGCAGTGGCTGGCGCACGGCCCGGTGCACGACCCGCTGATCGTCCAGCAAGGTGCGGTGCTGTTACTGGCCACTCTCAATCATCCCCAGGCCCAAGCGCTGCCAGGTCGACGCTTGCCTTATGCGGCGTTCAATGCCCATATCCAGCGCCACGCTGCGCACCCATTGCAGGTGGCTGACCTTGCGCGTATCGCCGGGCTCTCCGTGGCGCGCCTGCATGCACGCTTCATGGCCGAACGCGGGCAAACACCGATGGATTATCTACGCAGTCGTCGCCTGCATATGGCCCTGGAGCTTTTGCGCAGCACACCGGTGGCCATTGGTGAGATTGCCGAGCGCGTTGGCTATGCCTCGCAAAGCGCATTCAGTGCAGCCATGCTTCGCGAGTTTGGCGCCTCCCCTAGCGCCCTGCGCCGGGGCGACTGA
- a CDS encoding patatin-like phospholipase family protein: protein MRRLLSCLFLCLVPLLADALETSRPKIGLVLSGGAARGLAHIGVLKALEEQGIHIDAIAGTSMGAVIGGLYASGYKIDELEKLALGIDWQQALSDAPPREDVPFRRKQDDRDFLVKQKLSFRDDGSLGLPLGVIQGQNLALLLESMFAHSSNTRNFDKLPIPFRAVATDITTGEKVVFSKGHLPQVIRASMSIPAVFAPVELDGRLLVDGGMTDNIPLDVAREMGVDIAIVVDIGTPLRSRKQLATVVDVLNQSITLMTRRNSEEQLKALNPKDVLIQPPLAAFGVTDFGRAKDMIDAGYRATRALDVRLAHLRPAEPIDPELVAARTPGERTPVITAIQVENDSKVSDDVIRYYIRQGLGEPLNLGRLQSDMGTLYGLDYFEQVQYRVVKTGQDNTLVISARGKRSGTDYLRLGLNLSDDMRGDSAFNLGASYRVNGINRLGAEWLTRVQIGDRQELYSEFYQPMDTGSRYFVAPYIRAEAQNVELVLDNDPISEYRLERYGFGLNVGRQIGNSGEIRFGVGEAWGKADVRIGDRDLPSVSFSEGFYELKYSFDSFDNVYFPHSGEDIGLAYREFEPGLGSDQRYRQWEFKLDKAMSYGPDTLILGGRYGRTLDDSDVVISSFQLGGARQLSGFRQDAISGQNVSLMRAVYFRRLTPRSYLPLDFPLYLGASLERGRAWNNDNEFDSGYINAASIFLGFDTPLGPLNFSYGFNDDNQKAVYLNLGQTF, encoded by the coding sequence ATGCGCCGCCTGTTGTCCTGCCTGTTCCTGTGCCTTGTCCCCCTGCTTGCCGACGCCTTGGAAACATCACGCCCCAAAATCGGCCTGGTGCTGTCCGGCGGTGCCGCCCGCGGCCTGGCGCATATCGGCGTGCTCAAGGCCCTCGAGGAACAGGGGATCCATATCGACGCAATTGCCGGCACCAGCATGGGCGCGGTGATTGGTGGGCTGTACGCGTCGGGCTACAAGATCGATGAACTGGAGAAGCTCGCGCTGGGTATCGACTGGCAGCAGGCCCTGTCAGACGCCCCACCGCGGGAAGACGTACCGTTTCGACGCAAACAGGACGACCGGGATTTCCTGGTCAAGCAGAAACTCAGTTTCCGCGACGACGGCAGCCTCGGCCTGCCGCTGGGCGTGATCCAGGGTCAGAACCTGGCACTGCTGCTGGAAAGCATGTTTGCCCATAGCAGCAACACCCGTAACTTCGACAAGCTGCCGATCCCGTTCCGCGCCGTGGCCACCGACATCACCACCGGCGAAAAAGTCGTGTTCAGCAAGGGCCACCTGCCCCAGGTGATACGCGCCAGCATGTCGATCCCTGCGGTGTTCGCCCCGGTGGAGCTCGACGGGCGCCTGCTGGTGGACGGCGGCATGACCGACAATATTCCGTTGGATGTGGCGCGGGAGATGGGCGTCGACATCGCCATCGTGGTCGATATCGGCACCCCGCTGCGCTCGCGCAAGCAACTGGCGACCGTGGTGGACGTGCTCAACCAGTCCATCACCTTGATGACCCGGCGCAACTCCGAAGAACAACTCAAGGCCCTGAACCCCAAGGATGTGCTGATCCAGCCGCCCCTGGCCGCCTTTGGCGTGACGGATTTCGGCCGCGCCAAGGACATGATCGACGCCGGCTACCGCGCCACCCGCGCCCTTGATGTACGCCTGGCGCACCTGCGCCCCGCCGAGCCCATCGACCCTGAGCTGGTGGCTGCTCGCACGCCGGGCGAGCGCACCCCGGTGATCACCGCGATACAGGTGGAAAACGACTCCAAAGTCAGTGACGACGTCATCCGCTACTACATCCGCCAGGGGCTGGGCGAGCCACTGAACCTGGGCCGCCTGCAATCGGACATGGGCACCTTGTACGGCCTGGATTACTTCGAGCAGGTGCAATACCGCGTGGTGAAAACAGGTCAGGACAATACCCTGGTGATCAGCGCGCGCGGCAAACGCAGCGGCACCGATTACCTGCGCCTGGGCTTGAACCTGTCGGATGATATGCGCGGCGACAGCGCCTTCAATCTCGGCGCCAGCTATCGCGTCAACGGTATCAACCGCCTCGGCGCCGAATGGCTGACGCGGGTGCAGATCGGTGATCGGCAAGAGCTGTACAGCGAGTTCTACCAGCCGATGGACACCGGCTCACGTTACTTTGTCGCGCCGTATATCAGAGCCGAGGCGCAGAACGTGGAACTGGTCCTGGACAACGACCCCATTTCCGAATATCGCCTGGAACGCTACGGTTTCGGCTTGAACGTGGGCCGGCAGATCGGCAACAGCGGCGAGATCCGCTTCGGCGTTGGAGAAGCCTGGGGCAAGGCCGACGTACGTATTGGCGACCGCGACCTGCCGAGCGTGAGCTTCAGCGAAGGCTTCTATGAACTTAAATATTCATTCGACTCCTTTGACAACGTGTACTTCCCCCATAGCGGCGAGGACATCGGCCTGGCCTATCGTGAATTCGAACCGGGACTGGGCTCGGACCAGCGTTACCGCCAATGGGAGTTCAAGCTGGACAAGGCCATGAGCTATGGCCCGGACACATTGATACTGGGCGGTCGTTACGGGCGCACCCTGGATGATTCGGATGTGGTGATTTCCAGCTTCCAGCTGGGCGGAGCGCGGCAACTGTCGGGCTTTCGCCAGGATGCGATCTCGGGGCAGAACGTCAGCCTGATGCGCGCGGTGTACTTCCGCCGACTGACCCCGCGTTCGTACCTGCCGCTGGACTTCCCGTTGTACCTGGGCGCCTCACTGGAACGGGGCCGGGCGTGGAACAACGATAATGAATTCGATAGCGGCTATATCAACGCCGCGAGTATCTTCCTCGGGTTTGATACGCCTCTGGGGCCGCTGAATTTCAGCTATGGGTTCAATGATGATAACCAGAAGGCGGTGTACCTGAACCTCGGCCAGACCTTCTGA
- a CDS encoding SelT/SelW/SelH family protein gives MSASKPEIVITYCTQCQWLLRAAWLAQELLSTFADDLGRVALEPATGGTFRITCDGVQIWERKADGGFPEAKVLKQRVRDQIDPQRDLGHNDRTQ, from the coding sequence ATGTCTGCAAGCAAACCCGAGATCGTTATCACTTATTGCACCCAGTGCCAGTGGCTGTTGCGCGCTGCCTGGCTGGCCCAGGAGCTGCTCAGTACATTTGCCGATGACCTGGGGCGCGTAGCGTTGGAACCGGCCACCGGCGGCACCTTTCGCATCACCTGTGATGGGGTGCAGATTTGGGAACGCAAGGCCGACGGCGGCTTTCCCGAAGCCAAGGTGCTTAAACAGCGGGTGCGCGATCAGATCGACCCGCAGCGCGACCTGGGCCATAACGATCGTACTCAATGA
- a CDS encoding DMT family transporter, protein MTPRSALGALHIGALMFGLTGVFGKLAAASPAIIVFGRAAFAVLALAVFARFASNAPWKKLEMRDWRRLLVSGVLLAAHWVTFFIAVKVAGVAVATLGFTAFPAFTVILEGLIFRERIRANEVLLVTLVTVGLVLVTPDFNLASEATGGLLWGIASGLLFSLLSLNNRASSGRIPAVQAALCQNVVVAACLLPVAAPGLADVRAIDWLWIGLLGVFCTGLAHSLFVASLAVIKARTASVVFAMEPVYGITVAWLLFAETPTLRMLLGGALIIVAIVLSGLMGSASQAKQPTATA, encoded by the coding sequence ATGACTCCCCGCTCAGCACTTGGCGCCCTGCATATCGGCGCACTGATGTTTGGCCTCACTGGCGTATTCGGCAAGCTGGCAGCGGCGTCCCCTGCCATCATCGTATTTGGGCGTGCCGCGTTTGCCGTGCTTGCCCTGGCGGTGTTTGCCCGCTTTGCCAGCAACGCGCCCTGGAAGAAACTGGAGATGCGCGACTGGCGCCGCTTGCTGGTCAGCGGTGTGCTGCTGGCTGCCCATTGGGTGACGTTCTTCATTGCCGTCAAAGTCGCCGGTGTAGCCGTGGCGACCCTGGGATTCACGGCCTTCCCGGCCTTTACCGTGATCCTTGAAGGGTTGATCTTCCGCGAGCGCATTCGTGCCAATGAAGTGCTGCTGGTGACCCTGGTCACCGTTGGCCTGGTGCTGGTCACCCCGGATTTCAACCTTGCCAGCGAGGCCACGGGCGGGTTGCTGTGGGGGATCGCCTCGGGGTTGTTGTTCTCCTTGTTGTCGTTGAACAATCGCGCCAGTTCCGGACGCATTCCTGCGGTACAGGCAGCGCTGTGCCAGAACGTCGTGGTCGCAGCCTGTCTGCTGCCGGTGGCCGCCCCGGGGCTGGCGGACGTGCGCGCCATTGACTGGCTGTGGATCGGGCTGCTGGGCGTGTTTTGTACTGGCCTTGCCCATAGCCTGTTTGTCGCCAGCCTCGCGGTGATCAAGGCGCGCACCGCCTCGGTGGTGTTTGCCATGGAGCCTGTCTACGGCATCACCGTGGCCTGGCTGCTGTTCGCCGAAACGCCGACCTTGCGCATGCTGCTGGGCGGCGCCTTGATCATCGTCGCCATCGTGCTTTCCGGCCTGATGGGCAGCGCCAGCCAGGCTAAACAGCCGACGGCAACGGCCTGA
- a CDS encoding UDP-2,3-diacylglucosamine diphosphatase encodes MSHAEFTKPSRKQRVRTLWISDVHLGTRDCQAEHLSQFLKGYHADKVYLVGDIIDGWKMRGGMYWPQAHTNVIRRLLTMAKRGTEVIYVTGNHDEFLRRYSKLILGNIQLVDEAVHVTADGRHLLVIHGDQFDVITRYHRWLAFLGDSAYELTLTLNRWLNHWRARYGYGYWSLSAYLKHKVKTAVSFISDFEEAIAHEVTKRELHGVVCGHIHHAEIRKVGEVDYLNCGDWVESCTALIEHWDGHIELYRLADAQAREAQLKAEMVTG; translated from the coding sequence ATGAGCCATGCCGAGTTCACCAAGCCCAGCCGCAAGCAACGGGTGCGAACCCTGTGGATTTCCGACGTGCATCTGGGCACCCGGGATTGCCAGGCCGAACATCTGTCACAGTTTCTCAAGGGCTACCACGCCGACAAGGTCTACCTGGTGGGCGACATTATCGACGGTTGGAAAATGCGCGGCGGCATGTATTGGCCCCAGGCGCACACCAACGTGATCCGCCGCCTGCTGACCATGGCCAAGCGCGGCACCGAGGTAATCTACGTCACCGGCAATCATGATGAGTTTTTAAGGCGCTATTCCAAGCTGATCCTCGGCAATATCCAACTGGTGGACGAAGCGGTGCATGTGACCGCTGATGGCCGGCATCTGTTGGTAATCCATGGCGACCAGTTCGATGTGATCACCCGTTATCACCGTTGGCTGGCGTTCCTCGGTGACTCGGCCTACGAATTGACCCTCACCCTCAACCGCTGGCTCAATCATTGGCGTGCACGCTATGGCTACGGCTACTGGTCACTGTCGGCGTACCTGAAGCACAAGGTGAAAACCGCGGTGAGCTTTATCAGCGATTTCGAAGAAGCGATTGCCCACGAAGTCACCAAGCGCGAGCTGCATGGCGTTGTGTGCGGGCATATCCACCATGCCGAGATTCGCAAGGTGGGAGAGGTGGATTACCTCAATTGCGGAGATTGGGTGGAGTCATGCACGGCGTTGATCGAGCACTGGGATGGGCATATCGAGTTGTATCGGTTGGCGGATGCCCAGGCCAGGGAGGCGCAGCTCAAGGCTGAAATGGTCACGGGCTAA
- a CDS encoding MarR family transcriptional regulator has product MPLTDQHRFGMQLAQMSRGWRAELDRRLAGLGLSQARWLVLLHLARFAQAPTQRELAQSVGVEGPTLARLLDSLEGQGLVQRQAVVEDRRAKRILLCDTAQPLIDQIETIATALRHELFVGVNEEDLRVCMRVHEHILANLEKS; this is encoded by the coding sequence ATGCCGTTAACCGATCAACACCGTTTTGGCATGCAGTTGGCGCAAATGTCCCGAGGTTGGCGCGCCGAGCTGGACCGCCGCCTGGCGGGGCTGGGCTTGTCCCAGGCGCGATGGCTGGTGCTGTTGCATTTAGCCCGTTTTGCACAAGCCCCTACCCAGCGTGAATTGGCACAAAGTGTCGGCGTGGAAGGGCCGACCCTTGCGCGTCTGCTCGACAGCCTGGAAGGTCAGGGCCTGGTGCAACGCCAGGCCGTGGTGGAAGACCGCCGCGCCAAACGCATCCTGCTGTGTGATACCGCTCAACCGCTGATCGACCAGATCGAGACCATTGCCACGGCGTTGCGTCATGAATTGTTCGTAGGGGTGAATGAAGAGGATTTGCGCGTGTGCATGCGTGTGCATGAGCACATCCTGGCGAACCTGGAAAAGTCCTGA
- the recQ gene encoding DNA helicase RecQ, which translates to MLEQAQRVLKDIFGYDSFRGRQGAIIERVANGGDALVLMPTGGGKSLCFQVPALLRNGLAVVVSPLIALMDDQVATLEELGVAAASLNSTLSAEQQRDLAARIKRGEVKMLYLAPERLVQPRMLSFLQSLDIALFAIDEAHCVSQWGHDFRREYLQLGQLAELFPDVPRIALTATADKRTREEIVERLHLQNAERFLSSFDRPNIFYRIVPKEQPRKQLLAFLSERRSDAGIVYCLSRKKVDEVAAFLCEQGYPALPYHAGLPNDLRAYHQKRFLNEEGLIMVATIAFGMGIDKSNVRFVAHMDLPKSLEAYYQETGRAGRDGLPADAWMVYGLQDVVMLKQMLQNSEGDERHKRLEQHKLDAMLSLCEETRCRRQTLLAYFDEDMPQPCGHCDNCIDGVQTWDATEPARQALSTIYRTGQRYGVGHLVDVLLGKDNEKIRSFGHEKLSVYGVGKARAEGEWRSLFRQMVARGLVDIDIEGYGGLRLNDSCRPLLKGEVSLELRRDLKPQTTAKSSSTSQASQLVRGEEREQWEALRTLRRKLAQEHSVPPYVIFPDSTLLEMLREQPTTMAEMARVSGVGARKLERYGQAFLEVLGGQAEAPKEVADIRHELISLARAGMTPIQIAGQLQCSEKNVYTLLAEAIGKQQLSLEQALDLPEDLLGEIQDAFLDGEGELPPVVEIAPLFTGRVPEGVLYCVRAALQSEFEI; encoded by the coding sequence ATGCTCGAGCAGGCTCAACGCGTCCTCAAGGACATCTTCGGCTACGACAGTTTTCGTGGCCGCCAGGGTGCGATCATTGAGCGCGTGGCCAATGGCGGCGATGCCCTGGTGCTGATGCCTACCGGTGGCGGCAAATCCTTGTGCTTCCAGGTGCCGGCACTGTTGCGCAATGGCCTGGCCGTGGTGGTATCACCGTTGATTGCGTTGATGGACGATCAGGTCGCCACCCTTGAAGAGCTTGGTGTCGCCGCTGCGTCTTTGAACTCCACCCTCAGCGCCGAACAGCAGCGCGACCTGGCCGCCCGCATCAAGCGTGGCGAGGTGAAGATGTTGTACCTGGCACCCGAGCGCCTGGTGCAGCCGCGCATGCTGTCCTTCCTGCAGAGCCTGGACATTGCCCTGTTCGCGATTGACGAAGCCCACTGTGTATCGCAATGGGGGCACGATTTCCGCCGCGAATACCTGCAGCTTGGCCAGCTGGCGGAACTGTTCCCCGACGTGCCGCGCATCGCCCTGACCGCCACCGCCGACAAACGTACCCGCGAAGAGATCGTCGAGCGCCTGCATCTGCAGAACGCCGAGCGTTTCCTGTCGAGCTTTGACCGGCCCAATATTTTCTACCGCATCGTACCCAAGGAGCAGCCGCGCAAACAGTTGCTGGCGTTCCTGTCCGAGCGGCGCAGCGATGCGGGTATTGTCTATTGCCTGTCGCGCAAGAAGGTCGACGAAGTCGCCGCGTTCCTTTGCGAACAGGGCTATCCGGCGTTGCCTTACCACGCCGGCCTGCCGAACGATCTGCGTGCCTATCACCAGAAGCGCTTCCTCAACGAGGAAGGCTTGATCATGGTGGCGACCATCGCCTTCGGCATGGGTATCGACAAATCCAACGTGCGTTTCGTCGCGCACATGGACCTGCCCAAGTCCCTGGAGGCCTATTACCAGGAAACCGGGCGCGCCGGCCGTGATGGCCTGCCGGCAGATGCCTGGATGGTGTACGGCCTGCAAGACGTGGTGATGCTCAAGCAGATGCTGCAGAACTCAGAAGGCGACGAACGTCATAAGCGCCTGGAGCAGCACAAGCTCGATGCCATGTTGTCGTTGTGTGAAGAGACCCGCTGCCGGCGCCAGACGCTGCTGGCCTATTTCGACGAAGACATGCCGCAGCCCTGCGGCCACTGTGATAACTGCATCGACGGTGTGCAGACCTGGGACGCCACCGAGCCGGCGCGCCAGGCGTTGTCGACGATCTACCGCACCGGCCAGCGCTATGGCGTGGGGCACCTGGTGGATGTGTTGCTGGGCAAGGACAACGAAAAAATCCGCAGCTTCGGCCACGAGAAACTCTCGGTCTACGGTGTCGGCAAGGCCCGCGCCGAAGGCGAGTGGCGCTCGCTGTTCCGGCAGATGGTTGCCCGTGGCCTGGTCGACATCGATATCGAGGGCTACGGCGGGCTGCGGCTGAATGACAGTTGCCGGCCGTTGCTCAAGGGGGAAGTGAGCCTGGAGCTGCGCCGTGACCTCAAGCCCCAGACCACTGCCAAGAGCAGCAGCACCAGCCAGGCCAGCCAGCTTGTACGGGGCGAGGAGCGCGAACAGTGGGAAGCCCTGCGCACCTTGCGGCGCAAACTGGCACAGGAACACAGCGTGCCGCCCTACGTTATCTTCCCCGACTCTACCTTGCTGGAAATGCTTCGCGAACAACCCACCACCATGGCCGAAATGGCCCGGGTCAGCGGTGTGGGTGCGCGCAAGCTGGAGCGTTACGGCCAGGCGTTCCTCGAAGTGCTCGGTGGCCAGGCCGAAGCACCGAAGGAAGTGGCCGATATTCGCCACGAACTGATCAGCCTGGCCCGCGCCGGAATGACCCCGATCCAGATCGCCGGTCAGCTGCAATGCTCGGAAAAAAATGTATATACCTTGCTCGCCGAAGCCATCGGCAAGCAGCAATTGTCGTTGGAGCAGGCCCTTGATTTGCCTGAGGATTTGCTCGGTGAAATCCAGGATGCATTCCTCGACGGAGAAGGCGAATTGCCACCTGTCGTGGAGATCGCTCCATTGTTCACTGGGCGTGTTCCTGAGGGAGTTTTGTACTGCGTACGCGCTGCTTTGCAGTCGGAATTCGAAATTTAG
- the phhA gene encoding phenylalanine 4-monooxygenase: MKQTHYVAREPDAQGFIHYPPEEHAVWNTLITRQLKVIEGRACQEYLDGIDKLDLPLDRIPQLGEINKVLAETTGWQVARVPALIPFQTFFELLASKQFPVATFIRTREELDYLQEPDIFHEIFGHCPLLTNPWFAEFTHTYGKLGLAATKEQRVYLARLYWMTIEFGLVDTPQGRRIYGGGILSSPKESVYCLSDEPEHQAFDPLEAMRTPYRIDILQPLYFVLPELKRLFDVAQEDIMGMVERGMELGLHAPKFPPKPKAA; the protein is encoded by the coding sequence ATGAAGCAGACGCACTACGTGGCCCGCGAGCCCGATGCGCAAGGTTTTATCCACTACCCGCCGGAAGAACACGCGGTGTGGAATACCCTGATCACTCGTCAACTCAAGGTGATCGAGGGTCGCGCCTGCCAGGAATACCTGGACGGCATCGACAAGCTCGACCTGCCCCTGGATCGTATCCCCCAGTTGGGCGAAATCAACAAGGTGCTGGCCGAAACTACCGGCTGGCAAGTGGCCCGCGTGCCGGCGCTGATTCCCTTCCAGACCTTCTTCGAACTCCTCGCCAGCAAGCAGTTTCCGGTGGCGACGTTCATTCGCACCCGCGAAGAATTGGACTACCTGCAAGAGCCGGATATTTTCCACGAGATCTTTGGCCACTGCCCTTTGCTGACCAACCCCTGGTTCGCCGAATTCACCCACACCTACGGCAAGCTCGGCCTGGCGGCGACCAAGGAGCAAAGGGTGTACCTGGCGCGCCTGTACTGGATGACCATCGAGTTTGGCCTGGTGGACACGCCCCAAGGGCGGCGCATCTACGGTGGCGGCATTCTGTCGTCGCCTAAAGAAAGCGTGTATTGCCTGTCGGACGAGCCCGAGCACCAAGCCTTCGACCCGCTGGAAGCGATGCGCACCCCATATCGCATCGACATCCTGCAACCGCTGTACTTCGTATTGCCCGAACTCAAGCGCCTGTTCGACGTGGCGCAGGAAGACATCATGGGCATGGTCGAGCGCGGTATGGAATTGGGGCTGCACGCACCGAAGTTCCCTCCCAAGCCCAAAGCGGCTTGA
- a CDS encoding 4a-hydroxytetrahydrobiopterin dehydratase, translating into MTTLNQAHCEACRADAPQVSDEELPVLLKQIPDWNIEVRDGVMQLEKVFLFKNFKFALAFTNAMGEISEAEGHHPGLLTEWGKVTVTWWSHSIKGLHRNDFIMAARTDEVAKTAEGRK; encoded by the coding sequence ATGACCACCTTGAACCAAGCCCACTGCGAAGCCTGCCGCGCCGATGCCCCGCAAGTCAGCGATGAAGAACTGCCAGTGCTGCTCAAGCAGATCCCCGACTGGAACATCGAAGTGCGCGACGGCGTCATGCAGTTGGAAAAGGTTTTCCTGTTCAAGAACTTCAAGTTCGCCCTGGCCTTCACCAACGCCATGGGTGAAATCTCCGAAGCCGAAGGCCATCACCCTGGCCTGCTCACTGAATGGGGCAAAGTCACCGTGACCTGGTGGAGCCACTCCATCAAGGGCCTGCACCGCAACGACTTCATCATGGCCGCACGCACCGACGAAGTGGCCAAGACTGCCGAGGGCCGCAAGTAA